The Alnus glutinosa chromosome 1, dhAlnGlut1.1, whole genome shotgun sequence region TTAATGTTTTTCCATGTATGGAAGATGCTTGtattaaggaagaaaagaaaggtgtCTGTTTGGCATATGGCAGACGAGTTAGAAAACAATTGTCATTCGAAGAAGACAGGAGCCCCAGCAATAAGTTGGCTCCATCCACACCAGCTGGTGCTAGACCAGCTTCTCTTGGCATCATTGATATCAGTGATAGTGACGATGAGCAAACTACCCATATCCTATTACCTACTTCTAATGATGAGGTAATCAACAAGGTTCACATTTCAGATGATTGCAAATTAGGATTATCTATGGGAagtgcaaaagaaaaaatttatgggAATAGTTTGAAACAGATACATTATGATGAGAATGATGAAGAAGATACGGATGCTTGCAAAGAGAACCTTTTGTTTACTCCAACTCCCAAAAGAAAACGAGCTTCTAATATTGTCACTAGTGACACTGAGAGTGATGAGGATGATAATGTTCCAATCTCTAAACTCAAGCGGATGCGTCTCCGGGAAAAAGTTCCTGATGAAGTAGGTTCTGATTTGAATGACCGCTTAGTGACTGTTACTCCTCTAGGTGACAATGTCAAGGGTAGTGTTACCCCTCAAAGGCAGCATCTGATGAGTTTAAGAAAATCTGTAGGAAAAGGTGGGGCGGCAAGAAACTCTTCAAGTCAGGCCAGTAAAACTAAATATGATCGAGGAATCCCTACATGTGAGGATGCTGAAGATGATGATTCAGAAGAGTTTGGGTCAGACAGCGAGGGTGAAAGCTTGGGTGGATTTATTGTCGGTAGCTCTGATGTTTCTGATGCAGATGATACTTGTAGTGAGACACAAGATGTATCAGATGAAACTATGGACTTCGATGAGATCTTATCCATACTTCAACGGAAGAAAGATCAGAAATTAAAATGGGAGTTTGAGGCGGATATGCTTGCAGGCTTTGGAAAGGATACTGAATTGTGCATGAAGGCTGTATGTGCTCTCTATCGACAGCAAACTTCTGACGAAAAATCTAGCAAGGAAGCATTTTACTCCAATCACCGAGGTTTTAGCAAGTTTGATGCTCCAAGGTTGCATTTGAATGCATAGTGCTCATagttatttttatagatttaagATGTAATTTTATTGCTCACTTTTTAGATGAAATTATCTCATTAGACCTATTGGTTTTAAGAATGCTAATTGCTAACGTATAATGCTTGTATACATTCTTGTCCTTAGGATGcatttaattgttttaaagaaataaagtatCTTGTTTTATCTGTTGGCAATCT contains the following coding sequences:
- the LOC133857889 gene encoding uncharacterized protein LOC133857889 — translated: MEMDVEEVEHKEVLKCESEVVCMQNLVGCGCSELEERIKKAEGRCVELEVDIQRKKMEYEVLKTKLKALEVDKLAIEDGLKVLKRENAELKKRVSNVEGERKVSSGRERYMDRIVDLTEENGQEDRIVQLLIENKVLQCEKKRAESEVGVWKEMFRDLELRVLVLNENSTKSGWGLRNVISHEVSEKKEAIEGIRTRDGLRDGTSFGYVQNKAKIETLVDVGSAICHPPGKGIGVLQAAGTSFNVFPCMEDACIKEEKKGVCLAYGRRVRKQLSFEEDRSPSNKLAPSTPAGARPASLGIIDISDSDDEQTTHILLPTSNDEVINKVHISDDCKLGLSMGSAKEKIYGNSLKQIHYDENDEEDTDACKENLLFTPTPKRKRASNIVTSDTESDEDDNVPISKLKRMRLREKVPDEVGSDLNDRLVTVTPLGDNVKGSVTPQRQHLMSLRKSVGKGGAARNSSSQASKTKYDRGIPTCEDAEDDDSEEFGSDSEGESLGGFIVGSSDVSDADDTCSETQDVSDETMDFDEILSILQRKKDQKLKWEFEADMLAGFGKDTELCMKAVCALYRQQTSDEKSSKEAFYSNHRGFSKFDAPRGSTLAEFLTGGDPGGDVKKSVKELQEYDPKAVLLCRRLATHYSKQLFEIYKNKEDPFFLPS